The sequence below is a genomic window from Clostridia bacterium.
AATTCCTTTCACACGTACGGAGAGCAGTTCTATACGTTGACGAGGAGAATGCGCAGGAGATCTATCGGCCAACGAAGAAGAGACAATCGGAGGGCGGCCATGATCATATCAGCTAGCAGGCGCACCGATATTCCGGCCTTCTATAGCGAATGGTTCATGAACAGAGTGAGAGATGGCTATTGCTTGGTTGCGAACCCATTCAATGCGAAGCAGGTGAGCCGTATTTCCTTGTGTCCAGACCGTGTTGACGCCATTGTGTTCTGGAGCAAGAACCCAGCGCCCCTTATCCCACGCCTCACTGAACTTGACTCGATGGGGTTTCGCTACTACTTCCAGTACACTATTTGTGACTACCCTGTTGAGCTTGAACCAGACGTCCCTCCGCTAGCTGACCGTACTGCAACAGCCCTTGAACTGGCCAAGAGAGTAGGTCCGCGCAGGGTGATCTGGCGGTACGATCCCATCATCATCTCCGACCATACAGACGTTGAGCACCATAAGAGGGCCTTCGCCCGGATTGCGTCAGCCTTGCATGGTGCAACCACGCGCGTCGTCGTGAGCCTAGTAGATTACTATGGCAAGGTCGACAGGAATCTCAGGCCGTTGGAGCGCTCGGGTTGGCACTTTCAGAAGTATTCGGGCGCCGAACCTGAAAGCAGGGACCTCCTGCGTTGGATTCAGGAAGAAGCTCATCGGCATGGCTTTGAGACCCAGTCCTGCGCAGAAGCTGTGAACATGAGCGATCTCGGAATACCTCATGGCAAATGCATTGATGATGAGCTCTTGAATGAGCTCTGGGGAATACCTCTATCTAGGAAAGACCCTGGTCAGAGAGGCGAATGCTTGTGTGCGGCAAGCAAAGACATCGGCGCTAACAACACATGCTTGCATGGGTGTAGATACTGCTACGCCACTATGAGTCTGGCTGTTGCACAGGAGCAGAACCGTGAACATGATCCCGCTTCTCCGAGCCTAGTTGGCCACGCCGTTGTCGCCGAGCATTGCGAGCCCGAAATTCGGCAGAGTCTGTTCTGAAACGGCAGCGTCACAAGACACCTTCAATGGCTTCTTGGGCAATGCCCCGTACGCTCGAAAGGGATGAGGGTCGCTATTGGCGCAGTCCCCAGGGGGCGCCCTGCGGGAGCCAGGCGCAGGGGGCTTTCTCCGCCGGGGCGCCAGGATGCTGTCTTGACCCACAAAGGAGATTACATCAGATCGCCCAATACATACACCATGCGCAAACAATCGACATAACGCGCAGTTGCCGTGAGCGGTGCTTGCGGCGATTCGGCTGAGGGGGGACCGGTCTATGGGCCCCACGGGTGGATCTAGCCACGCGAAACCTGAGGAAGCGGGCGCCGTCGCCCTGGACTTCCGGCAAAGGGAGTTTGTCCAGTTTCAGAGCGGGTGTGCGGTGCTGCACGCGCCGGTGGGAACCGGAAAGACCCTGGTTCTCGCTGAAAGGGCTGCTGAGGCCATCCGCAAGGGCGCTGAACCTTCCAGGATTCTGTGTGTCACTTTCACGAACAGGGCAGCTGAGGAGCTGCGACAGCGGATAGCCCTCAAATGTGGCAGCGGTGCAAAGCAGGTGGTCGTTCGCACCTTCCACAGCCTTTGTGCCTGGATGCTGCGCAGCGAGGCGAAACAGATCGACCTCCCCGTGGATTTCGTCATATTCGACGATGATGACTCCAAGGAGACTATCAGGGCGTGCGCGAACAGACTGGGCATTCATCTACAGTGCGCCGGCTATGAAGACGAAGTCAGCGATGCGTGCAATGCGATAATGGATTCCAAGCTCAATGCCGCCGATGCCGCTCCTGCCGGCGCTCCGGGCGCGGCGCCGTCAGTAGACACGGCGCCTGAAGCGGTTTTCAGCGGCTTGCCCCCTGCC
It includes:
- a CDS encoding DUF1848 domain-containing protein; protein product: MIISASRRTDIPAFYSEWFMNRVRDGYCLVANPFNAKQVSRISLCPDRVDAIVFWSKNPAPLIPRLTELDSMGFRYYFQYTICDYPVELEPDVPPLADRTATALELAKRVGPRRVIWRYDPIIISDHTDVEHHKRAFARIASALHGATTRVVVSLVDYYGKVDRNLRPLERSGWHFQKYSGAEPESRDLLRWIQEEAHRHGFETQSCAEAVNMSDLGIPHGKCIDDELLNELWGIPLSRKDPGQRGECLCAASKDIGANNTCLHGCRYCYATMSLAVAQEQNREHDPASPSLVGHAVVAEHCEPEIRQSLF